GGTCCACGTCCCGTCCCCTCCTGTTTTTTCCATCACAAAGTTGGTGGTCCCGAATCTCAAAGGTTGGTCGCCATTATCTTCATCTTTCATTGTCACATTGGGATAAAAGTGTTAAATGAAAACATGCTGCATTGTGTGTAGAGTTGTGACTTGTAGGCCAGACTGGAAAGAACAAGAGGAGGCTCAAATTTCTTGGCCTAATATTTCGTACTTTCCAGTGATGCCTTCAGGCCTCACAGAAAATCGAAAAGATTAGCACTTCTCAACAACTCACTATTTTATTCGCTAAAGaaatatgtaatgtaaacaataatgtaaataatgatGTAGCAGATATGTGACGCAAAGTTTTGTTGTGTGGAATTTATAGTAAAGCATCTCTTGTGTGATGTCTGTTTGCGGCGGTGGTGTGTTTTACGAGGTGTCACTGAAGGCAGCTCGACTAGCAGTACAGGCAGGCAGGATGCAGAGCAGAACAACAGACAAGTACAGTTCAGGTCTCCATGCGGACAAAACCCAGCAAAAAttcctttaattttttttaagccacaaCCGACCGTCGTCTTGCTCGGTAGCGACTCCAACCGGACCCGGCTCCAACGTCGCGTCTTGGACGATGGAATCTCACGTTCTCCCGGTCCATATCCGCCCTCAGCGGCTCCAACCGGGCATCGGCTTCGGTTCGGGGCCGACCGTCGGCGGGACGCtccgctcctcttcctccgccGCCTCTTCGTCTCTCCGGCCCGGGGTGACGGTGCCTATCCCTCCGCTGTTGCCCTCGCCGCCGTCGCTGGCTGCCTGCTCGGggcctccgccgccgccgccgccgctccaGCTCCACAGTCTATACGGGGGTGGGGGAGGAGGTGGAGCCGGCCTGGGTCTCCCCGCCGCCGGCCACGCTAACCCGGGGAACCCGGCGGTGCTGAAGGAGGCGGTGGAGGCGGTGGTCCGCAGCTTCGCCAAACACACGCAGGGCTACGGTAGAGGTAAGCACTTTTATACACCTTCAACACACTTTtgggggttctcaaacttttggggtacagtaaaaaaaaacaaaaaaaaagtgttcaaagcacccccccccccgccccccctcctcAAAATCCTAACGACAATGAAACAACATTACAATGTGTACCACTAACTGCCTGTAAGTAccagcaaaaaaagaagaaaaaaaatgcactttaataATTATAAAACTCTACTTAAGCCTATATATGAGATGAAATAATAAAGCATTTTTCAAGATTGATTGCTAATGTATGGTGCCTTTACTACTTTCAGCGACTTTATACAAGACTAGCAATTtgtttatataataatataaaaaaaattgtcatgttacgagaataaagtttagTTTTGTACGAGAACAAATATGGATATTGAAGAGATAAAAAGTACAAATCTTCCGAGAATGAAGTCGTTATTTACCGGAATGAAGTCGTAATAGTATGACTTTAAAGTCACAGTTTAACAAAGGAATTTCTGAAATacatctttattcttgtaatatgatgcatttattctgaaaaagactttgctcATTTGAGGTCCATTTTCAAGTCAGTGTAACATGTGTTCCAATTCATTATAGGATTAACTACTAAATCTTAAACAGGGATTACATTAAAGATCAATAAGCTTCTGCTGTCACTTAGAACTACATAAAACTATGCGCGTATCAAAAATAATGCTCTTACAGAAGCAACAAtgtatattttcatttcatatcgCCGCACTGCATCATAGTCACGCCGTTAGTGTTTCTAATGTTTTGTGCCCTTTCGTTTGACGGAAGAGGCGAAAAACGGGCACCGCGATTCTGTATTTGTACATCGCTGTACTATTTAGAGTGTGTCGTCGTGTTTGTATGGTAtgtgttttggggattttataCATTATTTTAGCTTTATGCGTTAATTGCTGTGCTTGCACTGTGTGTGGAACTGCATTGCATCATCACTGCAGGGGCACCGGAAGAAGTGTCCAGTGACTGCAATCCAACGTAGTGCTTCGACTACTGGcgaatcaaaataataatagtcacTGGGATATggattatcatcataatcatcatcatggcGATTGACGGTGTAAACCCTCCGACGTCTCCCAGCCAAGTGCTCGCTGCCGGATCCAAAAGGAAGCGGACCGCCCACGTTGGCAGCGCGCCGCTAAGGCAACATTAGTCACTTCTGACAGCGCTATCGTATCATCCCGCTGgacccaaaacctttttttttgctgactttcGCATACTTTTATGATCATCTGGAGATGTGCCTGCTCCTGCTCCACGCCCTCATGATTTACAGTAGTGGGAAGGAAGTTGACTTTTACTCAAGGAAAGGAGTTGAATCTTGATTTCTACTTTGACACGTGTGCTCACGACGCTTCTCTCTGgcgtgtttttgttgttgatttcaGTGAACGTGGTGGAGGCCTTGCAGGAGTTCTGGCAGATGAAGCTGAGCCGCGGCGCCGACCTGCGCAACGGAGCGCTGGTGGTGTACGAGATGGTGGCGTCCAGCAGCCCGCCGTACATCTGCTACGTGAGCCTCCCGGGGGGCAGCTGCTTCGGAAGTTTCCAAGTACGCAGCCTGTGCTCAACTCTCGTGTTTCATAAACAAGCACGCACAAATTCCTCTCCTTCTATTTTgttattctttctttctttttttattttatttgtatttttttttttttacagttctgTCCCACCAAGGCCGAGGCCCGACGCAGCGCCGCCAAGATCGCCCTGATGAACTCGGTTTTCAACGAACACCCGTCCCGCCGCATCACCGACGACTTCATCGAGAAGAGCGTCAGCGAGGCCTTGGCTTCCTTCAACGTAAGTCGGTGACTGCGGATGTCAGCCGAAGGCACGCGTGACATTTTACGCAAAACAAAGTGTGAGGTCACATAGGCGCGCCAAatcaagttcagctgttctgTACATCCAAATAATAGTGCGTTTCTCACAGGGAAACCGGGAGGAAGCCGACAACCCGAACACGGGAATCGGGGCGTTCCGCTTCATGCTGGAATCCAACAAAGGAAAATCGATGCTGGAATTTCAGGTGCGTGACCGACCAACAAGGCGTCCGAAAGAGGAAAGGCTGGGGCTAGAATGTTCAGAGTGTGATGCGTTCACTTGCAGATTTGCACCTCGTAAAAGACAGCCGTGTGTGTCTTTCTCCTGCAGGAGCTGATGACCGTCTTCCAGCTCCTCCACTGGAACGGAAGCCTGAAAGCCATGAGGGAGCGCCAGTGCTCCCGCCAGGTAGCGAGCGTAGCGTATCCCCGGCCGAGGCCGCTGGAATCGGCGCAGATGCTTTCAATTGTCACGCCGTGATGGCGCCGTTGCGGCTTTGAGGGTTTTTCCCACGCCATTACGTCGCTTCTCACATGACACGCCTCTTCGTGGTCCGTTTAGGGTGGCAAATCAGAGCTGGGAAATGTGAAAAGGAATTTACAAGATCTAATAAAAATCCCTGCTGTAATTGAACTTTGGAACTGAactgcagtttttttctgttttttatcCGTCTCACAGGAAGTGCTGGCCCACTACTCGCACCGGGCCCTCGACGACGACATGCGCACGCAGATGGCGGCCGACTGGGTGAACCGCGAGCAGAGCGTGGCGAGCACCGTCTCCGCCGAGCTGGCGGCCACCGAGCGCGAGCTGGAGGAGGCGCGGCTGGCCGGCCGCGAGCTGCGCTTctacaaggagaagaaggacatCCTGATGTTGGCCGTGGGGCAGCTGAGCGCCGCCAACGCCGCCACGCTGCCCTCGCACTAAAGGATCGCTCGGGTAACACCACGTGAGGATTCGTACTGAATCACATCCAGCCAGGAAACAAGCCATAAGTAATCGCTTGTTACCTTTTGGTGCCTAACAGCGTTTGTTTCTGTCAAATTTTCGAACCAGCTGGCTggagttgacatttttttttttttgtctcgtctCGTACCGCTGCCTTTCATCGGCGAATGTAAAAGCCCATTCAAACATGTTGCCGAGGCATCGATTCCGGGGGGAGACGTTTCTTCTAGAATCATTGCAAACAATGTTACAGTTTACAATTCACGTCAAGTCAAAGTGGAGTTTAAAATGACCTAAAAATGACGAGCGTAAAGTGGGGGATGGGGCCCTGCCCCCTCTATAGAGATTGTGGCAACGTACTCCTTTGTTTTCTAAATGAAgcacctcaactcacttcaacatagttccttatCACCAAAacggcagcaaagcactacttttcgtCTAGATGCAGCTACTCAATACACttaaacatagttccttggcactgaGGTGGTGGCAAGGCACTACTTTTGCCCAAATGAAGCTGGCTGTTATTTTGGTTTGAGGAACTCAACTTTCGCCTGACATGAATTGCAAAAAACTgccaacatgtttgttttttgttttgttttttccccccccaaaaaatgtctccCCCATCTGCAGTTGCGTAAATAACCCACCCGCCTGCCCGCTATTCGCCGAAATACAATATATCAAAGTACACAGAGTACACCTTTTGATTATAACTGAAATGGAAACATGTAGAACGCAGAGGTTGCCAGTGGTATGCGTGGAATTTATTGTGattctttttgtattatttcagtCGCTCTGACAGCAGCTCAGGTGTAGCAGCACTTATTGTGATTTGGAATGACTTCCATACCATCGCAATGTACGTTTTCACTGCAGTATTGAAGGACGACGAGCAGTCCAAACGTCTGTGGTACAAATAGGACCTTATTTCTTTCATGCTGCAAATGTGATGTTATCGATATATTTGTCCCTGCTAATTTGAACTGTATGTCTTCTGCGTGTCAAAAGAATAAAGGTTTGCGTAGGCAAACCAGGGAACGTCGACGCAACGGAGTAAATTGGTAGCATGCGTACTTACTTAAGTCATTTCCCTCTTGTGGTACACAACATTAGGATTTAGATTTAATCATCCCTACGACCACTCGGAGGCTGTTTAATCCCTACAGTAATTTTAGTTTGTGCAGAAAAGGGTTTAAACGGTGAACAATAGACCGTTCACGTGATGTAATGCTCACTCCATTAGGCAGCTGGAATATTGCTCCCATTCATACGCCCGGCCTCGCCTTTGACTTTAACTATTGGATGATTTTATTGTCTCACATACGgaatacagtatgttaatatAAGCAGGAGATATGTTACGTAAGCCATTTCTatctcatttctttttattttattagagcTTTTGTTCTTGTATCAAAACCTACAGTGCAAATAAAAAGTTCTACACACTGCTGCGAACCACGGCTTGTACCGGAAGACTATgacaaaatgtcaggaaaagccaactGGAACATCTAAACTTCATTTgcggttaatcagaggcacttaaaaacgatggcaggtgtgtgctgactcccatttaagttttgaaatgatttatcttggtctaattttttgaTATCACAAAATCTGGCAATTGAgcatgggtgtgtagacttcttaTAGGTACTGCATATTTTGCCTTTGGTGCATGATGTTTCTATTATGGCTTTTAACCGAACAGTATTGGTTATTTTGTAAAGGATTTCTCAAGGTCAtcattgtgtgtattttgtatgCGCATTTTTGTATTCAGTGTTTATACATTTATTagatttatatataataaaatacacaatgacacacatttacaaatggGCTCGCTCGATTTCTTTTAAATGTCATGTTAAACTGGTTTAAAAACAGGAAGCGAGCTGGACACAAATGGCCAGCGTAGAGCCTGGAGggttattaaatattatttataacaaataagaaacaaatatgaaaatatatgaaGTTGAGATCgtcagaagagaaaaaaaatatatttttttatcttcattcAATTATACAACTTGAACAATAATAGAACATACATAATttacgtaaaaaaaataagcatcgAGGACAATTATAACTTCCGAAAGTAATACAACAACAattatatatacttttattGGACATTCCATCGGTTAAAGTTAAAGAATGTGTAAAGAACAAAGAAATACCAGGGgtcacaaaaaaagaattttaaatcaaataaaattatacattttgtaatgGGAACAAGAAGAGAAAACGTGTTTACCTACTCTTTTAAACAAAGTATTACACTTCCGCATACGTAGCGGAAGAGGCGGGGCTCTCTCCAAGTGGCATCCCCCCACCGTTGTTCATTCAACATGGCAGCGGGACCAATTTCCGAACGAAATCAAGGTAATGAAATCACGCCTTTGCGAGCTGTCTACATTCAAAGATACTTTAACCATATGTGGCTTGTTTTAACGCTGTTTCGTCTATTGTGTTGCCCTTTTCTGGTTGCTTCTTTTGCGACTTTATCGGGGCTAACAAGCACATGCCGTAATCATTAGCTCCACTCGCCGCTAATTCTTTAACTTTAACCGATGGAATGTCCaataaaagtatatataatTGTTGTTGTATTACTTTCGGAAGTTATAATTGGCCTcgatgcttattttttttacgtaaATTACTAACTACGTACTAGCGGAAATGGTTAGCCTTGCAGGCTAGTTAGCTAACGGGGAAGCCTGTGAATGAAGTACGGGGAAGGAGGAGGGTCAATTCAGTCCAAGCGTTTTTCGTTGTTATATACCACGGTAACTTTTACTCATTTCATTCCTTAATCTTCTTATCATCAATCATTTTTGTAGGGTCGTAATAGTCAGTTGTTTTTAGCGTTTGCTTTACTTAATGCTTAGGGTGTTCATTGTTTATAGTTTTGTTTCTTCAGATAATTTGTTATTGCGCTCTTGAATGAAGTATGGCAAAGAAAGAGGTACAATCTGTAATTAACCACcacagtgtgagtgtgtgtgggggggggtttgtttaTATATTAAATCAGAGcgagatacagtatgtgtcgTTTTCCAAGCGAGAATAGTTTGCCTAACAAATGTTGAGTAAAGGTTTTTGTTTATACATTAAGTCTGTATattaatttgtgtgtatttatgatttttatttaattttttttacagatgcCACAGTGTATGTGGGCGGCTTGGATGAGAAAGTGTCCGAGCCGTTACTATGGGAGCTTTTCCTGCAGGCCGGTCCTGTCGTCAACACCCACATGCCCAAAGACAGGGTGACCGGCCAACACCAAGGTCTGCATAAATATCGAAAAAATGTGTTGGTACGATTAGATATTACGTTGAACCCCTTCCCATTTGCAATTAGCTTTTCAAAAGTCacctatttgttttttcttcttctttacatTCGCTTATATTATGCAatactgtgcattttttttgttttaggataCGGCTTCGTGGAGTTCCTGAGCGAAGAAGACGCCGACTACGCCATCAAAATCATGAACATGATTAAACTGTACGGCAAGCCCATCCGCGTCAACAAGGCGTCGGCGCACAACAAGAACCTGGACGTGGGCGCCAACATCTTCATCGGCAACCTGGACTCGGAGATCGACGAGAAGCTGCTGTACGACACCTTCAGCGCCTTCGGGGTCATCCTGCAGACGCCCAAGATCATGCGCGACCCCGACACGGGCAACTCCAAGGGCTACGCCTTCATCAACTTCGCCAGCTTCGACGCGTCGGACGCCGCCATCGAGGCCATGAACGGCCAGTACCTGTGCAACCGGCCCATCACCGTGTCCTACGCCTTCAAGAAGGACTCCAAGGGCGAGCGGCACGGCTCGGCCGCCGAGCGGCTGCTGGCCGCTCAGAACCCGCTGTCGCAGGCCGACCGGCCCCACCAGCTGTTCGCCGACGCGCCGCCCCCGCAGGCCGTGCCGCCGCCCGTGCTGACGTCCATGGGCCCGGGCATGCCCATGCCGGGCGGGATGCCGCCACCCGGCGTCTTCCCCCCGATGCCGCCGCCGGGATCCATGCCGTCCATGCCGCCCGGCATGGCCATGCATCACAACCACCAGGGGGGCGGGCACCCTCCCGGGCCGCCGCCCTTCCCTCC
This window of the Phyllopteryx taeniolatus isolate TA_2022b chromosome 21, UOR_Ptae_1.2, whole genome shotgun sequence genome carries:
- the lix1l gene encoding LIX1-like protein isoform X1; this encodes MWISSKQCSIFPPLASYQTTERMNIYPRHVGRGVCRGPRPVPSCFFHHKVGGPESQSHNRPSSCSVATPTGPGSNVASWTMESHVLPVHIRPQRLQPGIGFGSGPTVGGTLRSSSSAASSSLRPGVTVPIPPLLPSPPSLAACSGPPPPPPPLQLHSLYGGGGGGGAGLGLPAAGHANPGNPAVLKEAVEAVVRSFAKHTQGYGRVNVVEALQEFWQMKLSRGADLRNGALVVYEMVASSSPPYICYVSLPGGSCFGSFQFCPTKAEARRSAAKIALMNSVFNEHPSRRITDDFIEKSVSEALASFNGNREEADNPNTGIGAFRFMLESNKGKSMLEFQELMTVFQLLHWNGSLKAMRERQCSRQEVLAHYSHRALDDDMRTQMAADWVNREQSVASTVSAELAATERELEEARLAGRELRFYKEKKDILMLAVGQLSAANAATLPSH
- the lix1l gene encoding LIX1-like protein isoform X2, with product MESHVLPVHIRPQRLQPGIGFGSGPTVGGTLRSSSSAASSSLRPGVTVPIPPLLPSPPSLAACSGPPPPPPPLQLHSLYGGGGGGGAGLGLPAAGHANPGNPAVLKEAVEAVVRSFAKHTQGYGRVNVVEALQEFWQMKLSRGADLRNGALVVYEMVASSSPPYICYVSLPGGSCFGSFQFCPTKAEARRSAAKIALMNSVFNEHPSRRITDDFIEKSVSEALASFNGNREEADNPNTGIGAFRFMLESNKGKSMLEFQELMTVFQLLHWNGSLKAMRERQCSRQEVLAHYSHRALDDDMRTQMAADWVNREQSVASTVSAELAATERELEEARLAGRELRFYKEKKDILMLAVGQLSAANAATLPSH
- the sf3b4 gene encoding splicing factor 3B subunit 4; translated protein: MAAGPISERNQDATVYVGGLDEKVSEPLLWELFLQAGPVVNTHMPKDRVTGQHQGYGFVEFLSEEDADYAIKIMNMIKLYGKPIRVNKASAHNKNLDVGANIFIGNLDSEIDEKLLYDTFSAFGVILQTPKIMRDPDTGNSKGYAFINFASFDASDAAIEAMNGQYLCNRPITVSYAFKKDSKGERHGSAAERLLAAQNPLSQADRPHQLFADAPPPQAVPPPVLTSMGPGMPMPGGMPPPGVFPPMPPPGSMPSMPPGMAMHHNHQGGGHPPGPPPFPPGSMHAGMPQMPMPPPAPPGMVPPPPAPPGSNQARAPLPPGMPPPMGMPPRAPYGPPMGHPVPPGMRGPPPPPMPPPGYGAAPPRPPPFGFQRAPLMPPRPPVAPPRVPLRAPMPP